A stretch of DNA from Arachis hypogaea cultivar Tifrunner chromosome 19, arahy.Tifrunner.gnm2.J5K5, whole genome shotgun sequence:
GTTTATGTTGAAGTTTTCATCTTTATTTGGTTTTGTTAGACATAAAAATTAGGCAAATTCTATGGTGCCTATAACTTTGGTGTCGAAATTATTGAACTTACCTTGTATGgtaagttttaaatattaaaaaattatttatttttatattttttaatttaaatattaatttttatcttcttttagtAACTTAGGCAAATATAGATAGACACCATAGAATGCacctaaaaattaatattaacatGTAAAAAATGAGAGTTGCAATATTAATTCTGGTGCACCACCCTTGCAGATAACACCCATAATTGCATCAGTGAACATCATTGCCGTGAAACTGAAGGGTCGTTCGAGTGCTTTTGTCCTGCTGGGGAATCTGGAGATGGAAAAAGGGAAGGTAAAGGATGCCACCGAACCCTTGTACTTACCAAGGGTGCAATAATTGGTATGCAAAGCACAATTATTCAGttctgtttttcttttccttttcacttGCATGTGCTTATTACTTTTCCCATGTCTTAACCATGCATAGGTTTAGGCGTTGGACTTCTAATCCTGATTGTAGGAGCTTTTTGCATATACCTGAGGtatctgaaaaggaaactaatcAACTTGAAAGACAAGTTCTTAAAAAAAATGGTGGTCCCATTTTACAACAAAAGCTTTTAAATGCTAAAATCTTCACATTAGAGCAACTTATTAAGGCCACCAACAACTTTGATGAGAGACTAATCATTGGTAAAGGACATATTAGTACGGTTTTCAAAGGAATTTTGTCCAATAATAGGGTTGTTGCTATCAAGAAGTTCAGGGAACTAGATCAGAACGTAATCGAGGAATTCATTGATTGGTTGGTTCTTCTAGAACAAATCAGGCATAGGAATGTGGTCCCCATCTTGGGTTGTTGTTTAGAGAGTGAAGTTCCTTTACTGGTTTATGAATTTTTCAATAATGGTACCGTTTTTGACCACCTACACAAGGAAGAGAAGATCAACTTATCATGGAAAACTCGTCTACAGATAGCAACAGAGGCAGCTAGAGCTCTAGATTATTTGCACTCAGGTGCCACAATACCAATTATCCACTCAAAGGTCTCAAGTGGCAATATTCTCCTTGATGACACTTATACTGCCAaattattgtttgattttagGAATCTAAGTTTGAGTTCGATGCATGAAATTGGACTAGATCTTTATTATTTGGACCCAGAGTATATTCACACGGGCCAACTTACTGAGAAAAGTGATGTGTATGGTTTTGGTGTCGTTCTCGCCGAACTGATAATAGGGGAGAAAACAATTCATGTTGAGAAACCAGATGGAGGATTTCCCTTTCTTGCTAAGCAGTTCATCTTAACCTTGGAAAAGAATTGCTGGCTTGATATTCTTGAAACTGGGATTGTGAATAAAGAAAATGAAGACGAATTCATCCAAGTTGCTCTACTTGCAGCAAAGTGTTTGAGACTTCATGCAAAAGAAAGGCCTAGCATGGGAATGGTTGCAATGGAGTTGAAGAATATAAGACAGAAGCATCAAATCAAACACAATTCAGACCTAAGTTTGACCAAGAGTCTTCGCTTGTTTGACGATCCATCTGGCACATTTGAGCATGGCAGTAGTAGCACTAGCAGTGTCCAAAACAGTGGCTACGAATCGTGTACCGATTCAATGCAAGATGGATTGTATTCAGTAATATAAATAACACTCTAGAagatttatcaataaaaaatttatttatggtAATGATTTAATTTGACTGGAATAATGGATACATATAAATTCGGTGTATAATACTagctaaaagaagaaaaaatggttATGAAAATGGTTACTGTACAAGTGATCCTGGTATGGAGCACCAAAAACACTATCTGATATGTacgtattttgaattttttatttcttttccagaCCATATAAATGGATGAGTATTTGCGTTGACCcgcatccttcttctttactctcTCAAACTCCAAACCCAGAATCCAAAACGAAAAAAGAAGATGGAGAACTACAAGGCAAAATTCATGTGCAGCTACGGCGGCAAGATTCAACGCGACACACTCGACCACACTAAGCTCTCCTACGTCGGCGGCCACACCAAGATCGTCTACGTCCACCGCACCACCATAACCTTCCCCGCAATGCTCGCCAAGCTTGCCACCCTCTGCAATGCCGCCTCCGCCTCCGCCGACGTCTCCTTCAAGTACCAGCTTCCCGGCGAGGATCTCGACTCCCTTATCTCCGTCACCGACGATGACGACCTCGAAAACATGATGATCGAGTACGATCAACTCCACAGCGCTTCCCCTAAAACTGCTCGCATGCGACTCTTCCTCTTCCCCAACCTCCCTCTTGATTCTGCTGCCGCTTCATCTGAACCCGAACCCGACCCGGCCGTAAGGCAGTTACAGCTTCCTCCtcctccacctcctccttcttcttcattatcttcCCGTTTGGTTGGTCCGTTGAGTACTCATGGAAAGTACGATGTGTTTATCAGTTTTAGGGGTGAGGACACGCGCACCAACTTCACCTGTCATCTTCACGAAGCTCTGTGCAGAAAGCGAATAAAGACCTTCATCGATTACGAGCTTCACAAAGGCGATGAGATCTCGCCGTCGCTCTTTCGCGCAATCGAGGATTCGTATGTGTCTGTTATCGTCTTCTCGGAGAACTATGCTGACTCCAAGTGGTGCCTTGAAGAACTCGTGAGGATATTGGAGTGTAGAAAAGAATATGGACAGGTTGTTATACCTGTGTTCTATGAGATTGATCCATCACATGTAAGGAAGCAGAATGGAAGTTACAAAGAAGCGTTTGAGAAGAAGCACATGCAAAATTCCATGCTTGATATAAACAAGATTCAAAAATGGAAGGATGCTCTGGCTGAAGCAGCTGATTTGGCTGGCTGGGATTCTCACTCCCGCTCCTATAGGTAATGATTCGTTTGCCAAATAGTAAACTATGAAATTCTTCATTATTCAGTAAATGGATTCTACTAAATTGCACTTTACCTACCTCAATTTAATGTAATGCGTATTTTAGTCTCAGGTctgattgataaatttttaatccaTGGTGAGCAAATATAATGAGCAAAATGCCAAATGACGCCTGGAATTTGTTTCGCGCCTCAAAATGTTCTTTGAAATTTCAATTAATCTAATTTGAATTCCAAATTTTGATGGTGACAATCAAGTTTATGATAATTCCATTAAGTCTCAGTCACATGGAAGTTGGGCAAAGCAAAGATGAATCCAAAGACATCAAGAACCCACATTTGAGAATTTAAATTGGGTTAAATGAAATTTTGGGGGCTATTTTAAGGCGCGAGACAAATTTCAAGGGTCATTTGGATCTTTACTCCAAACttagtataaaattttaaaaaaatttatatcaaaattgtaTATTAGATTTGTTCATACCTAATGTATAGTGCAATTATTTTAGGGGGAACACATATTTAAGAAAGTTCAGGGATAGATTTGCATATATAGTTTTAAGGAATCTAAAAAGTCAAAATTGCAATCAATGCGCGCTATAATGAATAATGGTTCTTtcacttaattaaatttttatgctCTATTTCATACTGTAGGGATGACACTGAACTCATTCAAAGGATTGTCAAAGACGTTTTGCAAAAGCTAATTTACCATTACCCACCCAATGATTTTAAAGGCCTTGTTGGTATTCAGGAAAAGTCTGCCCCTTTAGAATCATTACTAAGAGAAGCTCGATCGGTTGGTATATGGGGGATAGGTGGGATAGGCAAAACAACTATTGCGAGATATATATTTGACAAATACTCTCATGGGTTCGAAGGTTCATGCTTCTTGGAAAATATACGGGAAAGATCAGGAGATCATGTGCAAGGACTACATGATTTACGCGATCAACTTTACTCAGTGCTGTTAAATGAAAAAGTTCGCCAAAGTAGCACAGCAAAATCAACTTTTGTTGAGTGCAGGATCCGCAGACAAAGCAATTTCATAGTTCTTGATGATGTGAGTAGTTCGAAGCAGTTGAAATACCTTGTTGGGGAGCTTGAATCCTATGGTCCAGGTAGTAAGATCATCATTACAACTAGAGATAAAAGTGTGCTGCAAAACAGGAGAGTTGAGAAAATACATGAGGTGGAGGGGTTAGATTTCCCTACATCCCTTACATTGTTCAGCTTGAATGCATTTAATGAAGACTCTCCGGAAGTGGGATATAAAGAGCTATCAAGAAAGGCAGTTAACTATTGCAAAGGTGTCCCCCTAGCCTTAGTAGTGTTGGGTTCTTTCCTTCATTCTAAAACTGAAGCTGAATGGGAAAGTGCGCTGAACAAAATCGAGAAGATTCCCAATGAAGAAATTCAAACTGTGCTAAGGTTGAGCTATGATGAGTTAGATTATGAGGAGCAACAAATATTTCTAGACATTGCGTGTTTTCTTAAGGGTGAACTAAAAGAAAACATAGTTAGTCTGTTAGACAGTTGCAGCCTCTACCCAGTTATTGGCATGAGATCCCTTCTTGATAAGGCTCTCATAACTATATCTAATGATTCTGTAGGGATGCATGACTTGATACAACAAATGGGTTGGGAGATCGTTCGTCAAGAATCTATTGAAAATCCTGAAGATCGTAGTCGACTGTGGGATCTTGATGATACTTGTGATGTTCTCAAAAACAATAAGGTAACAGACACACACATTTCCTTTTAACAAGACTcattaatttgattcaatttgcttttctttttctctgtgtTTTGTCAGGGAACTGGTGCAATTCAAGGCATGAAGTTAGATACATATCAAATTCGACAAAACCTAAGCTTGAGTGTTGACACTTTCAAAAAGATGCCTAATCTAAAATATCTCAAATTCTTTATCTCCATAAGGGAGCATGGCAAATTATCTGGTCTGCAGCTTCCTGAGGAGTTGGAGTCTTTTTCTGAGAAATTAAGGCACCTTGAGTGGCATGCATATCCTTTGCCTTCTCTACCATCAAATTTTTGTCCTGAAAAGCTTGTCACTCTTCAAATGCCTAATGGTCAATTTAGAAGACTCTGGAACAAAATGCAGGTTTGTCCCTGTGTATTAACTTGCTTCGGATTTTAGCCAGAAAAAGGCACTTTCCACTAATGATTTCCCATTGATGTCTCCGTTTTCTTTGTTATAGGATCTTGTTAATCTGAAGGATGTAAACCTAGCTGGATGCCAAGAATTGGTGGAGCTCCCTGATCTGTCTAAGGCAAAAAATCTTAGAAATGTGGATCTCTTTGGCTGTAGAAGTTTAAGCAACATCCATCCATCCATTTTATCTTGCAGCACACTTGAGCGTTTGGATCTAACTGGCTGCTCAAAGCTTGAGACGCTTGAAAGCCAGACTCATTTTAAATCACTTTGGCACCTCAACGTCAGTGGCTGCAAAAGTCTAGCTAAATTTTCTGTGTCTTCAGAAGAAGTTGAAGTCTTGGATTTAATGATGGGAGTCAAAGTGTTACACCCATCCATTGGGCGTTTCAGCAAAGCAAGAATCTTACATGTCGATGGCCATCGACTTGAGAATCTTCCGAAGGAATTGTCTTGTTTGAAATCTCTCGAGACGCTTTCGCTGCATAGATGCAGCCGAGTAAGCTCCAAAGAAAACCTGCATCTCGTATTTAATGGCTTGCAATCATTGCGTGAACTGTATTTTATGGATTGCCATTACTTGTTTGAGCTCCCCGACAATATCAACCAGCTATCGTCGCTACAAAAGTTAGCTTTGGATGGAAGCTATGTGGTGAGGTTGCCGGAGACCATCAAGCATCTTTCAGCACTGGAAACATTGTCATTAAAGGGTTGCAGGAGGCTTCAATCTTTGCCAGAGCTTCCATCATCCATTATTCGTTTGGAAGCAGACAACTGCACATTGTTGCCCATAGCATCATCAAGTTTAACAAATTTTAGGCCGAAAGAAGATGGCAGAAGTGATGATTCATTTCATAATTGTGTGAATTTCCATGTACAGAAACATACTGATTCATTCCATCAATATTTAAGGGACTTAGCGCACCGATATGAGTTAAGAAGGATTAAAAGAAGAGGAGGGGGAGGACGAAGAACAATGTTTGCAGATATCAATTTCAGAATCTTCTACCAAGACCACAGAATACCAAAGTGGTTCACGTATCAAACAAAGGGAGCTTCCATAACTTTTGAACTTGATCAGCCTTATGATCTCTGTTCTAGTTTCGTTCTCTGCGTTGTTATCGCACCCTGTTGGCCTTCCCCAATCAAATATGGCCTTATTCTTCAGTATCAATGCCACCTGGAAGATAGTGACATGAACAAATATTCAACTAGTAAAATTCTTCTTGATGACGTTCCTGCAGAACGGGATTTTGATCATATTTATATGTCATTTGACCGTGGTGGCATCATAGAGGCAATTAAggcatacaaattaaaatacggAAGTCAGAGCGAGTCTTACAAGGGCAACCTAAAGGTCACAATTGAATTCTATTTCTATTGTTGCACATTTCAGTGGAGTCAGGATCATGATTGGTTGATCAGAGAGTGTGCGGTTTATCCACTTGTTGCCCCTGATTCTCAGTTGAAGCAGGTGGAATTGAAATTGGAGTTGGGCATGGAAAATAAAAGGCCTAGGGGTATTCTTGAGATGGAGCATACTGAAGGTGGGGTTGGAGTTGGAAGCTCCAGTGACCGAGGACCACTCCCTTCCACAAAGAAATTCAAAGAACTATGCTAGTGGACACaggtttctttcttcttctgaatTCTTATTCATGTAttaactttctttttctctttgtaaCTTCTCACAACGTGATGATAACTTCTTttgcaaagaaagaaagaaagaaaaataattgatttttacTACATTTTTGACAAATTCTGAAGATGAAATAGATTCATgaaaataggttgactatttgtagctcaaaaatatataataatataatagataatttggCTCATAATCTTATAGTCAAATTTTATAGTTATTCATGAAAATTTGtatgattttgatttgatttcataCATAATTTATTCTCAACAAGTTTTTTTTGGCACTATTGTTCGGACATTGTTACCTTAAATTCGATTTATCCAGTTTAAAAATTTCCaaccataatatttttttttctttgtccaCGACCTAAACTCAACACCATTGAAAAGGAAATGTGTTTGCTTATTACTTAACCAATGGTGTTTGTTACTAACTAGTACATATTTGACAAGGTGGCAAcagattaattaatttaatttttaataacctaaaaatatataattttattcttaaatcatattaatccatttttttcttttgatagaCTTGATTGGAATATTGGATATGATACTTTGGCTAGCCCCTGAGGAGGGGGTTGATTGGTTGAATCAGGGGTATTTAAACTTAACACAACACTAAAATAGAGCTAAGTAATGGTAGGCATTTCCTGAAATGGCTAGTTGTGCATGAGAAGAGAGATTAAATTGTGCTTAGATATATTTTTCTGAAATTATAATCTTAAAAAAACTTACCAAATCTTTTAATAAATGTGAAGAAAGATACATTTTGAGGTTTGTAAAGCACTCAATTTTGTAGCAGTTTACTACTCCTTTGGGAACTAAAGAGGTTTTTGGTCTCCTTTTAAATACTGCTTAATCTTGTAAAGAGCAGTCTAATGTTTGGATCTGAAGTTTTAAATTTTCTCTAATTTAAGTTTGGAACTAGAGAAGGTGGACTTGAATACGAATAGGGGATCAAATACAAATATGATTTATGATGAAATACTAATCCATTTAGCTGACTGCACGGTATGTTATTGTTACTGGAATTAGAGAGAAAAATTAAGAGATTAGAAGTTTAGAACAGCTTGTTAAAACTGTTACTACAGCACTATTCTAGGATAAGGTTTTAACTTCTTTTGTGAAAAAGATTCTCGAAAACCTTCCCATTTCTCATTCAACTTCTCTTGCTTAGATATTGCACTTGCATATGAGGCTTCAGAATTGTTAATTGTCAACATTAGCTCCTTGCTTTCAGTTACCCAATCCTTAGCCTCATCTGTTAGTTTCCTCCTTTTGCCATCGCATTCTTCCAAGTCCTTATTCAACTTGGTCCTTTtcatttggatgatttttctttGTCCAACAAGAAATCGAATTTGTTCGTCAAGATCTTCAACCTCTCTCTCAACACTTTCTGCTTGAATCTTGtattgtttcattctttctttcacTAATTCTTGCTGTTTCCTAGCATCTAACATTTTCTGCAcaagtttttctttttgttccaaGCGGCTAGTGTGGTCTTCAACTACTTTTTGGGTCCACGCAAAACTTTTGATCAGATCCTCAACAGAAGATGTCATGCTTTTGACAAGCTTTGTTATACTGGGAGAAACTTCTTCATCTGATGCCTCTTCTATGCATTGCAAAGAAATTTGTAACTTGTGTTGTAATTCAATGTCACCAAGAATGTTTTCAAGTGACTTTTCGAGTATGCATTCAAGATTTTGCAAAGCTTCCCTTATGGCAACATCGCTTGCAGAACAGGCTGGTTTCAGCAACGACTTCTGTCTTCCCAGCAAGATGCTCTCAAGTTCAGCAAGAGGATCTTCATCCGACTCACCTTCCACTTTAGGCTTGTCGAGACccattctttccttttttctttcctGGTTTGGTTTTTCAACGGTCAGATCATTAATGTCAGGATGAACCAGGAGTTGTCTTTTTAGTAGCATTGGATTTTCTTTATAGTGATTAGATCCTTCTATGGTATTTGGTTGATCATAAAAGTTTTGAAGTGGCATGTCTTCAGGCGCATATTCTTCACTGGCTGAATCTGAATTAACAAGCAGATCCAATCCAGCATCAAAATCAATTGGCCTGCCTTCATTTCCTTTGCTTTTGACCTAGGCAGTATAATCAGATATTCAGATTGACCAAATTACAgttgaaatatttatataatactaAATTGAAAGTGTTAATGTTTTATACTTTTAGCACATCATAACTAAGATGAAtgagaaaatttttcaaaataaaacaacCATTGACTTACAGCTTTTGTTGACTTTGAGTTATTTTCCTCAAGACCTTTTCTATCACCATTCTTGATTTTCTTGCAATTAGATTCCATTCTCTCTTCTACATCAGAAAAATGGTCTGTACTCCTAGGATCTATTTCAACAATCTCAGACTTCATTTCTTCTGTGGCTACAAACAAGAAACAAATgataagttgaaaaaaaaaaaaaaacacacacacacacacacaaagtgATAGATTCAACACTCTGAGTAAAGACATACCTTTACTCGAGTCCTATAACATCTTTTGATAAATTCGTTGGTTTTCGTGTAAAGACTTTACTTCTTGTATTGTGTGATTGTTAAAACTTAAATATTAATgctatttatttttttggttacaTATGTAAATGCTATTAATTAATCATCAAAGGAATGAGCAACAACCACAGATGCCCACAGATTAGTCAGAGTTACATACCTACTTTCCTATTGCAGCAACATTGCACGCATAATTCCGTTCCTGGATTCTGCATCCGGTTTCTCTTACTGCTACTTTTCTCCTTGTGTGACCTTACTTTCTTTCTAGTTTTTGGTTTTGGGAGTGGAGGGGTtgagggaggaggaggagggggaggGGTGACCAGATTTTTGCTGTGATCTTCGGAGGCATGTGTATATAACCATCTGGCCTTTCCAGATTCTATCTCCAATTCCTTCTCCAAGTCCTTCCTCTTGTCTAAATCCATTTCCAGTTCTGATAAAACACACTGCAATTCTGAATCACTTATGAGGTGTACACCACACTCTTGAATAGCTATAGATCCATCAACTTCCCCTGTGTCAGCTGTTACACTGAACTCAAATCTGAGAATGTTGTCACAATGGAATGGATCATACAATAAATAAACATGATCCGAGTTCAGCTCACTAACTGCTTTATCTTGCCATGTAGCCTTTAGGCCTCCTGCCAAATTGCATTCACACTGTATTTTTGCACCGCACTGCTTCATTCCATTGGATGGTGAGAGAACCACACAGTAGATGAAGCCCAGCAAGTTGGAACAGGTAGGAAGATGAACGGTAATGGAGGAAGAGTTTGTTATTCGAAATGTGAATTGCTCGGGGACTCTGCTTCCTGGTAAACAGGCATCCACACAGTTATAATTATAACTATGGATGGCCACATGGAATCTTCTTACCAACACATTGTGAAATGCAGCACTTAACATTGTTAAATGCAAGCTTTCCATGATAGAATACAGTGAGTTTCCATTCAGTTTCATGCTATTCTTGAATGAAATGTGTTTTGTCTTTCCCACCATCTTCATCGCAAAGCTTTTGAATTTTGATACTGTCTCCAATGAGGTGCAGTTAGGGGCATAGAATTCCTTGATGAAAGACGGAAGCTCCGGTAGGCTCAGAAGCTCCCTGCAATTCTTTAATGACAGAATCTCGAGCACTAAAAGATGTTTGATGCTTGTAGGCAAACTCCTCACACTGCTTCCATCTAGCTTTAACTCTTGTAGTTTCAATAAAGTGCCAATGTTGTCGGGAAATTCAAACAAATTAGCACAATCCTTCAGATGGAGTATCTGTAGAGATCTCAAGCCATCAAACAGCACATGCAGTTGCTGCTTGTCAATTACTAGTCCACTGTAAGAAAGCTTTAACTCCTTTAGTGATGTCAAGAAACATAACTCCTTTTGAAGTTGCTTAAGCTTCAAACCTTCTAAATTGAGCCATATAAGATTAGGTAGATTCCCAATTGATGTGTCTAGCGTCTCAATTTCTGTGTTGCTTAAATCCAAGTTCTCAATTAAATCAGATGACACTGCAAATTCCTTGAGACTTGAGCACCCACTGACACTAATATTCTTCAGAGATTTTAAATGCTTTTCACCTTTCACAGTCCCCAGATTTGTACACCTATCTAGTATCAAAGTGGCAAGTGTATCAGAGGACAAAATAGATGAATGAAGAGCACACAAACTCTCACAACCTGATAGATTCACCCATTTAAGTCTTGACGCCTTCGACAAATCCGGAAGCATTATCAAATGTTTGCAATCACTTAGGTCAATGCCCTCTAAATTATCAAGTTCCTACAACAAGACATTATAGTGGAAAGTAAGTCTTCAAATTTGAATAGACATAAGAAAAAGGAGCTTAGGTATATGTATATATCCTTACCTGTTTTCCCCTCCAAAGTTGTTCGACACGACTGTGCGGCATGCGAATTTCAACGAGCAACTTAGCATGAAAAGTTGAAGGAAGAGACTCCAAAGGATATCCATTCCACTCAAAGTACCTCAGTTTATTGGAAAATGACTTAAGAGCTCTTGGAAGGTACACATGGCCAGGACTCTGACCCAAGGGGATATAGAATCTTAGAAATCTCATGTTATTCATCTTTTTGAATGTGTCAACACTCAAATGAATATCTTTGATTAGAGATAAATCTAATATTATGCCTTCAACTGCATCAGTCCCCTGCAAAAAAAGGTGATGGAATCACATTAGCAACAGTTTCCAACTGAAAGCATGTCTAAAAGTTGTGTACATTTTCTTACCTTATTATCTTTAAGTACAGCACGAACTTCAGTATCCCTCAATCGACTTCGTCTTGCAAAGTCTCCACTACATTCTCTACGCACT
This window harbors:
- the LOC112779004 gene encoding disease resistance protein RML1B-like, whose protein sequence is MSCSTKKYDVFLSFRGEDTRTNFTSHLYTALDQKSIRTYIDYQLNRGEDVWPPLAKAIENSHVSVVVFSENYASSKWCLEELVKILQCRKDFGQVVIPVFYETDPSHIRKQSGSYGKAFAKHELDLWVEGRYSDSNKHKVDNWKAALTEAANISGWDSRNHKDDSQLIANVVNDVLQKRYLRHPIELKGLVGTEEICRNVELLMKRVRIIGIWGMGGIGKTTIAKVLFAKLFPQYDNVCFVVKEISVDRLLFELLKEETSTSNLVGLAFDMKRLNNKKVLIVLDDVDSLDQLEHLCRDFRDLSEDSRLIITTRNRQLLAGRVDWIYKVEKWKASESLQLFSLEAFKETHPQRGYEDLAAMAVKYAGGIPLALKVLGSYLRSKSIKFWESTLRKLNKYPNETIVNLLKVSYDGLDDLEKKIFLDIAFFFNGEEKDHVISILDACGFEASSGIDVLEDKALITISYNNTIEMHELLQKMGFDIVRRECSGDFARRSRLRDTEVRAVLKDNKGTDAVEGIILDLSLIKDIHLSVDTFKKMNNMRFLRFYIPLGQSPGHVYLPRALKSFSNKLRYFEWNGYPLESLPSTFHAKLLVEIRMPHSRVEQLWRGKQELDNLEGIDLSDCKHLIMLPDLSKASRLKWVNLSGCESLCALHSSILSSDTLATLILDRCTNLGTVKGEKHLKSLKNISVSGCSSLKEFAVSSDLIENLDLSNTEIETLDTSIGNLPNLIWLNLEGLKLKQLQKELCFLTSLKELKLSYSGLVIDKQQLHVLFDGLRSLQILHLKDCANLFEFPDNIGTLLKLQELKLDGSSVRSLPTSIKHLLVLEILSLKNCRELLSLPELPSFIKEFYAPNCTSLETVSKFKSFAMKMVGKTKHISFKNSMKLNGNSLYSIMESLHLTMLSAAFHNVLVRRFHVAIHSYNYNCVDACLPGSRVPEQFTFRITNSSSITVHLPTCSNLLGFIYCVVLSPSNGMKQCGAKIQCECNLAGGLKATWQDKAVSELNSDHVYLLYDPFHCDNILRFEFSVTADTGEVDGSIAIQECGVHLISDSELQCVLSELEMDLDKRKDLEKELEIESGKARWLYTHASEDHSKNLVTPPPPPPPSTPPLPKPKTRKKVRSHKEKSSSKRNRMQNPGTELCVQCCCNRKVATEEMKSEIVEIDPRSTDHFSDVEERMESNCKKIKNGDRKGLEENNSKSTKAVKSKGNEGRPIDFDAGLDLLVNSDSASEEYAPEDMPLQNFYDQPNTIEGSNHYKENPMLLKRQLLVHPDINDLTVEKPNQERKKERMGLDKPKVEGESDEDPLAELESILLGRQKSLLKPACSASDVAIREALQNLECILEKSLENILGDIELQHKLQISLQCIEEASDEEVSPSITKLVKSMTSSVEDLIKSFAWTQKVVEDHTSRLEQKEKLVQKMLDARKQQELVKERMKQYKIQAESVEREVEDLDEQIRFLVGQRKIIQMKRTKLNKDLEECDGKRRKLTDEAKDWVTESKELMLTINNSEASYASAISKQEKLNEKWEGFRESFSQKKLKPYPRIVL
- the LOC112777838 gene encoding putative wall-associated receptor kinase-like 16: MDLVTDGDVIKASREIHTIWKVAEITPIIASVNIIAVKLKGRSSAFVLLGNLEMEKGKVKDATEPLFRRWTSNPDCRSFLHIPEVSEKETNQLERQVLKKNGGPILQQKLLNAKIFTLEQLIKATNNFDERLIIGKGHISTVFKGILSNNRVVAIKKFRELDQNVIEEFIDWLVLLEQIRHRNVVPILGCCLESEVPLLVYEFFNNGTVFDHLHKEEKINLSWKTRLQIATEAARALDYLHSGATIPIIHSKVSSGNILLDDTYTAKLLFDFRNLSLSSMHEIGLDLYYLDPEYIHTGQLTEKSDVYGFGVVLAELIIGEKTIHVEKPDGGFPFLAKQFILTLEKNCWLDILETGIVNKENEDEFIQVALLAAKCLRLHAKERPSMGMVAMELKNIRQKHQIKHNSDLSLTKSLRLFDDPSGTFEHGSSSTSSVQNSGYESCTDSMQDGLYSVI
- the LOC112779005 gene encoding disease resistance protein RML1B; translated protein: MENYKAKFMCSYGGKIQRDTLDHTKLSYVGGHTKIVYVHRTTITFPAMLAKLATLCNAASASADVSFKYQLPGEDLDSLISVTDDDDLENMMIEYDQLHSASPKTARMRLFLFPNLPLDSAAASSEPEPDPAVRQLQLPPPPPPPSSSLSSRLVGPLSTHGKYDVFISFRGEDTRTNFTCHLHEALCRKRIKTFIDYELHKGDEISPSLFRAIEDSYVSVIVFSENYADSKWCLEELVRILECRKEYGQVVIPVFYEIDPSHVRKQNGSYKEAFEKKHMQNSMLDINKIQKWKDALAEAADLAGWDSHSRSYRDDTELIQRIVKDVLQKLIYHYPPNDFKGLVGIQEKSAPLESLLREARSVGIWGIGGIGKTTIARYIFDKYSHGFEGSCFLENIRERSGDHVQGLHDLRDQLYSVLLNEKVRQSSTAKSTFVECRIRRQSNFIVLDDVSSSKQLKYLVGELESYGPGSKIIITTRDKSVLQNRRVEKIHEVEGLDFPTSLTLFSLNAFNEDSPEVGYKELSRKAVNYCKGVPLALVVLGSFLHSKTEAEWESALNKIEKIPNEEIQTVLRLSYDELDYEEQQIFLDIACFLKGELKENIVSLLDSCSLYPVIGMRSLLDKALITISNDSVGMHDLIQQMGWEIVRQESIENPEDRSRLWDLDDTCDVLKNNKGTGAIQGMKLDTYQIRQNLSLSVDTFKKMPNLKYLKFFISIREHGKLSGLQLPEELESFSEKLRHLEWHAYPLPSLPSNFCPEKLVTLQMPNGQFRRLWNKMQDLVNLKDVNLAGCQELVELPDLSKAKNLRNVDLFGCRSLSNIHPSILSCSTLERLDLTGCSKLETLESQTHFKSLWHLNVSGCKSLAKFSVSSEEVEVLDLMMGVKVLHPSIGRFSKARILHVDGHRLENLPKELSCLKSLETLSLHRCSRVSSKENLHLVFNGLQSLRELYFMDCHYLFELPDNINQLSSLQKLALDGSYVVRLPETIKHLSALETLSLKGCRRLQSLPELPSSIIRLEADNCTLLPIASSSLTNFRPKEDGRSDDSFHNCVNFHVQKHTDSFHQYLRDLAHRYELRRIKRRGGGGRRTMFADINFRIFYQDHRIPKWFTYQTKGASITFELDQPYDLCSSFVLCVVIAPCWPSPIKYGLILQYQCHLEDSDMNKYSTSKILLDDVPAERDFDHIYMSFDRGGIIEAIKAYKLKYGSQSESYKGNLKVTIEFYFYCCTFQWSQDHDWLIRECAVYPLVAPDSQLKQVELKLELGMENKRPRGILEMEHTEGGVGVGSSSDRGPLPSTKKFKELC